TTTTCCTTCAAATAAAAAGGAGGTGAAAACATGAACAGGAATATCTTGTTTCTGTGTTCTTGCAGGTGCAAGCCCAGAGCGAGTCCTGAGGAGTTTGCTCTCATTCAGGAGATCAGCAGCCAGATCAAGGAGAGGCAGAATGCCTTCTTTGACATGGAAGCCTACCTGCCCAAGAGGAACGGGTATGTGCTCCACCAGGGAGGTTTGTGTGCTCCAGgaattttggattttaaatGTTCACAGAAAAGCTCTTTGTTCCCGAAGGAAAAGGTTGAAGAAAGACATGTAAAATTGGATTAGTCATAAATctcttgctgagctgctgtgtcaGTTGTACACAGAATTCATTAGCTGTGAGTGGATGTAAATGTGTGTGGGCAGTGCAGGTTTTCTGTTAAAATGACAGTAACCTGCACTGGCAAGGGATTGTGCAGCTCACTGTTCCACACTGATGTTTTCCTGGGCTAATTTTTTTGAGGGCTGAATCAGAGCAagacttttctcttttttaataatattttgtaaaCCAATTTAACTTTTCCTTCAAGCGGGGTTGCTAGGACAGAATTATGTCAGTTGTCAAGGACTGTGTGATGCTGCAACCCCTCAGAAGTTTCTAACAAACTTTTCTTCCAAATCCTCCCTGTGTTTGGGTTTGGCCAGTGCACACTGCATATATCGCCCTTAGACTGTAGTGCAAAAAAGGGACCAGGAAAATGAGGCTTTTCAGTAACTTCTGGGAAATGCTGACCAATATTTCCATGTTTAAAGCTTTTTCTGTGGTATTTCCCTCCAGTTTGTATTAACTAAAAATGTCCAGCAACCGTGGCTTTGGCAGAGCCACTGTCTTATCACCTTGCTCAGATCATCCTGTGGTGTTCAAATAAAACAACTTACTTGGGTCTGCTCTTGGCTTTTGTCTTCCAGCCTGTACTTAAATCTGGTGCTGGGAAATGTGAATGTTACTCTCCTGAGCAACCAGGCAAAGTGAGTGAGCCTCCCCACGTGTGTGAGTTTTGGATTCTCTGGGGCCAGCTGTGGGTGTGGGCTGgagcccagagagggaatgGGTTTCTCTTAGACCTGATGAGTGAAATGCTGAGGATGGGTGACTGGACTATGACATGGGGATAAGCTGACATCTTCTGTACCTCCAATTAATTCAATTTATTGCTTGCTTTTAAGTCCAGCTCAGCCTGTAGTCTTAATTGTAAAagtgtttggagttttttttgtgctgaaaaATGGTGCTGTGACATCTAGGCATACAGTGCTCTAGAAAATGgagatatatatgtatttttaaaatcttgtcATGCCATCCCAGAAACCAGCTCTGATGGACTTAGGGCATTGTGTTGCAGCTGAGACAGACCCTCCCTGACACTGCCTTTCACCACTGTCCACTGCTTTTCCAAGGGTTTCAGCAAAACCTCTGTCTCTGGGCTTGGTATTTGGCTTTGTATGTGGCATGGAAAGGTGAAGCCACATTCCAGTCAAACATCTGTTTGTGTCCACAACTGGCACCTGTTTCCTTCCAGGTTTGCATACAAGGACGAGTATGAGAAGTTCAAACTTTATCTGACAATAATCTTGTTACTGGGGGCTGTTGCCTGCAGGTGTTTTCTCCACTACAGGTAAgatacatttttgtttcttatcaaGTGTTTTGCATGAAATTGTGCTGGGTTTGAATTATCTAATGCACTGTTAAGGACAGTGAGACAGCTCACGTGCTGTTTAGGCTTTGAGCAGTTGGGCAGCAGACACCTGCTCTTCTTCAACTCTGGCAGGAGTTGTATTTTAGccagctgtttttcctttttaaaaggaaactCCAACATCACGTTTCCTGATGATGCTAAAAATTGATGTTGTTATTCTGGCATCATGCTGTCATTGGGAACAAACAGCTGATTGTACTTGTGGGCTGTCCCAGGCAGGGACCaaccctgtgctgcagctctggctaacaacaaaagcaacaaaaaagaaTTTGTGTGAAATAATCAGACTTGAAACATTACCTCTAGGTTGTGATAAAGTGTCTGAGCACCAACAAGCTTCCATTATCATTTTGCTTAAAAACCAGGAAGGTGTTGGAGCCACGCACTTCCACTCTGTGTCTGAATGAATGCAGGATTGTACCAGCAGTGATGCTGCCCCAAGTCTCCTTGGCTGCCCCAAGTCCCCTTGGCTTCAGGAGTTTGCAAATGGCAAAATAAAGTTTtggtgttttgatttttttgcttcagaGCATAATGCTCTTCCATTCTTTTAGTTGATTGGATTGATATAGATCTCATGGAATCTCCTCATTGAATTAGCCTGGAGACAGGCCTCTCTAAATTGGATCATCTGCTGCTTCTGTGGTGCTTTCTCTCCTTGAGCAGCACTTAATTCATCCCTGCATACCTGCTTATCAGCTCAGGATCTGCAGTGTTGGATCCCAGGGTagaaggggctggagcctggcagtgctgcctgtgtgctgtgctgcttgtgGGTTACAGATGTTCAGGATGGGACTTTGTGTCCATAGCCTCACTTGGGCAGGTTTTCATCTAGGAAAAATAggagtttttaaaatgcatctttATAATTAACAAGAGGGTTTTTTACTGTGTGTTTTTTGTGTTTAACAGGGTGACAGATGAAGTGTTTAACTTTCTGTTGGTGTGGTATTACTGCACGCTGACGATACGGGAGAGCATTCTCATTAGCAATGGCTCAAGGTACAGTGCCACCTGCACAAACATGAAAGCATGGAATGTCCTTAGGGAAAACCAGGCAGCAAAAGGGGATTCAGCCTGGCACTGAAGCCCAGCAAATCTGAGATGCTGATGGCCTCTCTGCAGAGTCTTggctctctcctcctccctggtCACTTCCAAGGGCACCTGAGGTTTGgggagagagcagctgcagtTCCTGACAGTCCCCAAGTTATTGGTGCAAGGTGCTGGCTGGGTTTGGTAGCTGTAGGTTGTAGATGTGTCTGGGGTGTGTGTGCTGCCTTGTGTTAGAGGTCACACATCTTTGGCTGGAAATGCCACAGCATCCCTTGTGCTTGATTTGGGGCATCTACTTTGTTGCCATTTTTGGATCATTTTTTGCCAGTAAGGCTGGACTTAATGCTGAAATCCATGTTTCTTGTCTAACTGCCATGTTTTTTACTGCTCAGGATCAAAGGCTGGTGGGTGTCTCATCACTACGTTTCCACGTTCCTCTCTGGAGTGATGTTAACGTGGTGagtctgctcctgcctgctcgAGGTGCTTCAAGCCTGTTTCATGGTGTTTACATCATCTGAGCATTTAAATCCAGTGTGACCATGAAGCTGTGGCCACGGGACGTATGGCAGCGTGTCAGCCTTAATATTTGTTTGATGTTCAGATGTTTTCAATGATAAATACAACACTGTAAGTTTGTATTTACAttgctggttaaaaaaaaaaaaaggaaagaaatgcaaaccCTGTGGCTGTAGTTGGGCTGGTGATAGCAAAATCTGCAAATCTCCCAGTTCCTGTCTCTGTACTTAAGGAAACAAGCAGCACTTTGCTATAGAGGAAGGACACCACAAAATGGATATTTGGTGCCTTTACTGAGCCTTGATTAGAGAGTTTAAAGCCAAAAATTCAAGTTACCCCCTTGCAATGGGTGCTGGTCAGACAACCCACAAAATGCACTCCCTATGCAGCCTGTCTCAACTTGGGCATAAACTGATGagttaattattaaaaattgttttaaaacaacagaTGCTTCTGCCCTGAATCTGTAAGGGCTTGACAGTGGCTGGGGCAGACAGTCCTTGCCCTCCATCTATCCTGAACTGCCCTCAGGATAAGCAGCACAACCACCCCTGTTGCAGTGCTGGGATTCTTGATGCAGATGATGCTGAACGATTTTGCTGCCTAGAGAAAACTGATAAAGGATGAGAGGGGACAGCATTTATCCTTGTTAGAGAGGAGAAACCTAATCAATGAGAGCACTTCCTGTGGCTGTAGCACCTCTCAGGGCTCCCAGTGGGTGGAATGGGCTGGGCACCAGCTCCTGGTTCGTTTGCTAATGGCATCAGGCCTGgtggagaaggggaaggggtgGATGCATTGGATGCTTTTAGCAGATTAATGGAGCTCCCCATGTTCTCTTCCAGGCCAGATGGACTCATGTATCAGATGTTTCGCAGTCAATTTTTAGCATTTTCAATATTTCAGAGTGAGTATATCTTACTTTGCTAATTCAGGGGGTAAAGTCACTTTGTGTCATATGTGcttaaaagaaaacactttcATTTAGTAAATACTGGAATATTAAACTGTGGGAATATAAAGATAGTGTACAAATATGCAATCTAGAAATATAAGCAATAATTAAATGCTGTTGGATTAAACAATATTGAAGTAGTTTGATACTTACCATATTTCTGAATAACCAATGGAGTGatgttttctctctccttctccaggctgtgtTCAGTTCTTACAGTATTATTACCAAAGGGGCTGCCTCTACAGGCTCCGGGCTTTGGGGGAGAGAAACCACTTGGACCTTACAGTGGGTGAGGTGTCCTGCTGGGCTTTCTTTGCACAGATTTTGGGTGCAGTGACAGGAAGGAGAGGGCTGTGTGCcccccatggcagagctgtcccctgcctggctgcctgtGTCCCAAGGCAGGATGGGCAGTGAGACTTTTATCCCCCTCCTCAGGTCCTGTaggtcaggagcagaggaatcTGATCTTTGTCAGCATTTGAGGAGACTAAGATGGACGTTTTGGTCATCCCTAACTTTATCCTCCTCTAACTACCCCAATTTCAAACAAATCTTTTTACTTGATAGGAATAGCCCTTATGGTGGTGATCTGGttgggaggagctgcaggttcAGTCCTGGCTCTTCTGTGCTCACACTCTGCCTCTTCTGTCAACCTTTTCCAGAAGGATTCCAGTCCTGGATGTGGCGGGGGTTGAcgtttctccttcccttcttgTTCTTTGGGCACGTAAGTTGGGTGATCCCCTCCTCCCTCTGTGGTgcagtttctgctgctgcaccaCCCAAAGGTGCTTTGGATCACAGACGTTTCCAAGGCTTAATTCTTTTTGCTCATAATtaaattgccttttttcttttcccctctgcagTTCTGGCAGCTATACAATGCAATCACTCTTTTCAGATTGTCAAGGCACAAGGAATGCAAAGAATGGCAGGTGTGTGTTGGCTCTGCTCAGAagaagcacagagcagggcagagggggtGCTTGACCACATCCTGGAAGATATTTGGGCATCTGACTGCATTTAAATATCTCAGGATAATGCAGCACAGAGCCTGTTTTGTGTCTGGtagagcccagcagtgctgaataTAATCCATGTTGTAATATCACAAGGTAATAAATGCTgcttcctcttccctttcagGTTTTTGTGTTGGCTTtcacattcctgctgctgttccttggGAACTTCCTCACTACTCTCAAGGTGGTGCACACTAAGCTGCAGAAGAACAAAGACAAGGTGaagaagctgtgactgcccctGTTCCCAGTGTgcatccagcagggctgggtgtgggacagaccctgcccagccccagccaggctaTGGATGGGCTCAGGACTTGCCTGTCCCCGTGTCTGGTAAAggactctgccagcacagactCAGTATTAATGCAAGCATGGCTCTCCAGTCACACTCCTGctatttatgtatatttaatataaaatgttttGCTTCTGGGGTTTTTGTTCTGTATATAGAGCAGCATGCACCTGCCTGGCCAAGCACCAGCGTTGGGGGAAATGTGGGATCTACTGTAATTCCAATTCTGGAATGATACCTGACACTTTgcagttttattatttaaattctgGGTATTGAATTTATTGAGGTTTATGAACACTCTGGGTGGATCAGTAATACAGAATGAATGCTGTTTTTCAAGGCATATTCTCAGTGGCAATACTAACCTGTGTGtactgtgaaaagaaaatactcaTCTTTGTACCATACTGCTGCTATATACACTTCTAAAAAGCTATTTAAATAAGAGGAATTCctcatttgaaaacaaaatcatgtgaacaaaagcagtttttaaatgGCAGGGAAGTCTGCTAGCCCTTTTCCAGGGAGACCAGGTCATTTGTCCAGGCCTGAAAGAGCCTAAAATAAACCATTCAATATGCAACTGCCTCTGCCCTTTTTTAGTAACAAGCACATGGCCCTTGGGTTGGTTTTTGAGGTTCTGGAAAGGGGAGGACAGGCTCAGCTCAAACATCAAATACTTCCTTTAGATGCTGCACTTGTACCAATAatgaagagaagggaaatgcgGGGTCAAGGGGATGGCAGGGGACAAACACTGACTGCTACCTTGCTAAAGTCCTTGTGCTGCTTGATTTGCACTCACCCATTGGAACACCCTTCTTTGGGTGCTGTAATTTCTGTACCtcctcaggcagctgcagcactgagctgccctgggctgtgtctttcccagcagtgaaaggcagcacaaagctcAGCCTGGGCACATCCTGTGGCAGTGTGAGTGGCAAACAGTGCCCTCCTCCCCACAGGATGCTCACCAGGGGACAGACAATGCACCACAGCCTTGAGATGGAGTCATCACTTCTGTTGCTCAGGCTAGCAAAATTCCCTTTGCTGTGTCAGTGTCCTGTGGGCATGAACAATAAACTGCAATTTGCATAATTTCAACAGTTTTCACACCAGTtgggctgtgttttgctgcCTTTTACACACCCTGtaaggttttttgttttacttgaaCTCTCAGTTTATGAGATTCAAATTATTGTCTGTTGAGAGCAAACTGGAACCTCATTCTGCAGGGATGAGTAACATGAGTTCTGCAATCTGAGAAACTCAAGATTAAAAAGGGCAGAGAGATTTCCACTGGGGAGCTGATGGTGAATGGGTCACTTCCTGAACGTTGGTGTTTCAGTTTTGTACTGAGTGAGGTGAGGGATGGTTCTTTTAGTGACAAGTGGAGAAAAGGCTGCACAATTCTTCAAGGTTTTTCTATAGTCAAGGATGTGTACAAATTtccaattaatttaatttcccaTTTTAGGCTCATAAGTATTCAAAAACCTTAATTAAATCAAAAcaagttaggaaaaaaatatttttcaagggTCAAGACCTGTTTACCTGCATGTAAAATAATAATGGTGGCTTGCTCCAAAACAGGTTTGCACCAGCTGGTCATGTACAGTTTGCCTTACACAGAAAGCTTTCAGCAACAGCTGTACTGCAGGAACCTCATTTCCCCCCTCAGGTTTGGTTTTTGATGAGTGCAAACTAAGGATTGTTCCTGCAGTCTGAGATCTCAGTGAAAACCAGGAGATAGGAGGCACATGGACCAGGGTGTGCAGTGGGAGCCTCCCTGATCCTTAGACAACTGACACCTTCATcacaaaagggaaaattttaatttgtacCAGCAGAGATGATTTCACAAGTGAATAAATTTTTCCTCCAGTGTGCACCAGGATTTGCATCTGTCTTGTATTAAATAGGCTGTAAATGTTTATCACAAGATTGACTTAACATTGCATGTAGTAGCTGCTTGGAGTACTTCTAAATTTGAGTGCTGTAAATTAACTGTTTCCCATGACACTCCATTATTTAATTGGAGCAACTGATGTATTTCCACTGCTAAATGTATTTCCACTTTCCATTCCAGCAGCAGGCCTTGAAGAACTCTGAGGTGCAGGTCTgtagagctgctccagggggtGGTGGATGTTCCATGTGCACTCAGGGGGCAGCTTGAGGCCAACTCCTGCCATTGCCACCAAGAAATTAACttgaaaattttaatataaaacttcttctgtttcttcttctgCCTGATAAGCTGCTTTAACATTGCTGCTGAAAGATGTGAGTTTACTACTGGAAAAAGGCAGTAAATGGTAGCTCTAAGATGCCACAATTATtttgcagaggaagaaaaactcCAACACTAAGTTCTATAGTAGCAGTTGCTGTTCATTGCAGTTTAAATAGTGAGTTGTTCACACTTAGAAGCAAAAGCCAGATGGGTGAAGGCACACAGCATGAGTTAACTGTGATAAACAgctttgaaaattctgtgaGAACAGTATAACAAAAGTgcaaaaatactaaaaataattaaaatttcaaaataaaaattatcctAGGAATACAAACATGTTTtcaaaaaagtttttaaagtgAAACTTGTATGAAATCTGAATCACTTGGCTCTCGTGCAGTCCAGATCATAACACTGAGCACGCTTTCCGTTTCCTGTGGCCCTTGGCTTTCTTCATGGCACTCAGTGCAATGGTTGTGGcttctttaaaaacattttctatgTTCTCACGACATTTTGCTGAGCATTCCAGGTAAATTTGTGCATTAATCTCCTTGCAAGCTGTCTCACCCTGGAAAGAACAGAAAGGTAAGAAAAGATGTAATTTTGGTGATGAATGGAGGAAGGTGACTTGGGAAGAAAGGGAATTAATTTGTACATCTTTGCAATCTTGAAGAAAGCAGCTGCCTCTGAGTGCGGTGCTAGAGTGTGAGTGGCATTGGTAATAAACTGAAGCACTGTAAATAAACTTGGTGTTTTTCCACTCTGCTGAACCAAAGCCTGGCCTAAGAGTTCAGAGCATTAGAGACTCTTGAGATGCAGAGTCCTGATAGCACAAAAATATTCTCAGTATTGAATTTCTTTACACTAAATGCTGAGGTAGGTGTTTAAGTGAGGATAAGATGTCTTCATGGTGGTATTTTTTTCAGGCCTGACCTTATCTATTCTGTGCTGTCACCTTTAGTAATGAATGTCACATGCAAGGACAGAATCTGCACTGATGCCTTGCCTTGTTTTGCTGGTGCACATGCAGGAACCTTGACTTCTGCTCTGAAGCATCACAAAGGCTCAGCCAAAATCCTGATAAAAACAAAGGGGTGCCTGCATTTCTCAGCCATGCAATGGGAACATGCTTgaatctgaaatatttccatGCAATGCTGGTTGTGTGGAATCACTACAGACAAAGCAGTGATTTCTTACTTGTGATCCTTTTattgtccctgcagagccagcccccAGGTTTGACTTGTGGGTCTTTTACTGTGAATTCCATGTCTGCAACCCATGGCTCACAGACTCTGCAATTATTCATTGTAATCTCTGGGAGTGGGGTCACTTGGGCTTTTGTTGGAGGGGAGTgtatttcttcatattttagCAGTTTGTCTCCTTCCAGTTGTTTGCAAGCTGCAGATACTGTTCAGATCCCCTGTGCCTGGCATGGGAAGCATCACCAAGGTGCCCAAGTTGCCATCAACTGTAAAAAACTGAGGTAGAGCATATTTCAGGGAGGAAAACCAACTGAGAAGGCTCACATAGGAGACAAAGTTTGTGTAA
This is a stretch of genomic DNA from Ammospiza nelsoni isolate bAmmNel1 chromosome 18, bAmmNel1.pri, whole genome shotgun sequence. It encodes these proteins:
- the TMEM120B gene encoding transmembrane protein 120B; translation: MREQLERSLGEWRELEEEFRQLQETHKVYRQKLEEVTSLQTACSSSIQRQKKTLRDLKHSLQRCKPRASPEEFALIQEISSQIKERQNAFFDMEAYLPKRNGLYLNLVLGNVNVTLLSNQAKFAYKDEYEKFKLYLTIILLLGAVACRCFLHYRVTDEVFNFLLVWYYCTLTIRESILISNGSRIKGWWVSHHYVSTFLSGVMLTWPDGLMYQMFRSQFLAFSIFQSCVQFLQYYYQRGCLYRLRALGERNHLDLTVEGFQSWMWRGLTFLLPFLFFGHFWQLYNAITLFRLSRHKECKEWQVFVLAFTFLLLFLGNFLTTLKVVHTKLQKNKDKVKKL